A DNA window from Desulfobacterales bacterium contains the following coding sequences:
- a CDS encoding MBL fold metallo-hydrolase yields MSIIIKWLGTAGLEFTANGQTLLIDPFISRPGKIKHLLFPLTPDEKVINNYLSGISGELKGVLIGHTHSDHVMDAPLLIKKFECNAYGTTSLANLLSAYNLEQHSVIVEYGKEINIGEFNVIPIKSKHGRVIFGKIPLEGEISKGLIPPLRVNKYREGGTIIWQICIGGKKYLHIGSADFIEENLKGFESDVLFICIVGRQNTKDFTKKIIDLVKPKIIVPIHFDDFFVPLTPNKVKYLSGVKINQFLDEIKVLAPNIDVIVPEPLKSMLF; encoded by the coding sequence ATGAGCATAATTATAAAATGGTTAGGAACTGCGGGATTAGAATTTACTGCAAACGGACAAACTTTATTAATAGATCCTTTTATATCAAGACCTGGAAAAATTAAACATTTGCTTTTTCCTCTTACACCAGATGAAAAAGTTATTAATAATTATCTTAGCGGTATTTCAGGTGAATTAAAGGGAGTCCTAATAGGTCATACTCATTCTGATCATGTTATGGATGCGCCACTTTTGATAAAAAAGTTTGAATGCAATGCTTATGGCACGACTTCCCTTGCTAATCTTTTATCCGCTTATAATTTAGAACAACATTCGGTAATTGTAGAATATGGAAAAGAAATAAATATAGGTGAATTCAATGTTATTCCTATAAAATCTAAGCATGGAAGAGTTATTTTCGGCAAGATACCATTAGAAGGAGAAATTTCTAAAGGGCTTATTCCACCTTTACGGGTTAATAAATATCGAGAGGGTGGAACTATAATATGGCAAATTTGCATAGGCGGTAAAAAGTATCTTCATATTGGAAGCGCTGACTTTATCGAGGAAAATTTAAAAGGATTTGAATCTGATGTATTGTTTATTTGCATTGTTGGACGTCAAAACACTAAAGATTTTACAAAAAAAATTATTGATTTGGTTAAACCTAAAATAATTGTTCCAATCCATTTTGATGATTTTTTTGTACCTCTTACACCTAATAAAGTAAAATATCTTTCCGGAGTTAAAATAAATCAATTTTTGGATGAAATTAAAGTATTAGCTCCGAATATTGATGTGATAGTTCCGGAACCATTAAAGTCCATGTTGTTTTAA
- a CDS encoding substrate-binding domain-containing protein: protein MKTIIKVFIFLVFLVFLDCAYAEVIIICNKDVPANSLTFSEISKIFHCEKLFWNNGKPAIVVIQKDKDIHKDFTKIYLKKTSFQYMNYFKKLIFTGKGQPPRSFAKEDELIDFVAKTSGCIGYISSESYEENENIKIIDVTK from the coding sequence ATGAAAACGATAATAAAAGTTTTCATATTTTTGGTATTTTTGGTATTTTTAGATTGCGCTTATGCTGAAGTAATTATAATCTGCAATAAAGATGTACCCGCTAACTCCTTGACTTTTAGTGAAATTTCTAAAATTTTTCATTGTGAAAAACTTTTTTGGAATAATGGGAAACCCGCAATTGTTGTAATTCAAAAAGATAAAGATATCCATAAAGATTTTACAAAAATTTATCTTAAAAAAACATCTTTTCAATACATGAATTATTTTAAAAAACTTATTTTTACAGGTAAAGGCCAACCTCCTCGCTCTTTTGCCAAAGAAGATGAATTAATTGATTTTGTAGCAAAAACAAGCGGGTGTATTGGGTATATTAGTTCTGAAAGTTATGAAGAGAACGAAAATATAAAAATTATTGATGTTACTAAATAG
- a CDS encoding universal stress protein, whose protein sequence is MEKKFLLAVDDSLHSKQAIEYAVSLASVITDVNFTLLNVQPAISGFLLDEAKTDSKANIAVKKLIKKNTEKSNAILENLKSSMVNLGIPVDKITTISQPRILGLAKDILERAISELFDVIIIGRRGLTGLQEVFMGSVTNKILDHIESTPICIVDGEIKSNKIMVAIDGSESSLKAVKHIGFIASNSPDAHLTLFHVIPKAEDYCQVELDEDDKEIESIISKTSKQCIEKFYELAKNVFKENGLKESQITIKEGQKTGNIGKSIMEEANAGNYGTIVVGRRGMSKSFFGGSVSKHIINKTSGKAIWIAP, encoded by the coding sequence GTGGAAAAAAAATTTTTGTTAGCTGTAGATGATTCTCTACATTCTAAACAGGCTATCGAATACGCAGTTAGTTTGGCATCTGTAATTACAGATGTTAATTTTACATTGCTTAATGTTCAGCCCGCTATTTCTGGTTTTTTGTTAGATGAAGCTAAAACTGATTCAAAAGCCAATATAGCAGTAAAAAAACTCATCAAAAAAAATACTGAAAAATCAAATGCTATTTTAGAAAACTTAAAGTCAAGCATGGTTAATTTAGGAATCCCTGTTGATAAAATAACTACAATAAGCCAGCCAAGAATTTTAGGTCTCGCGAAAGATATTTTAGAAAGAGCTATAAGCGAACTTTTTGATGTTATTATTATTGGCAGAAGAGGTCTTACTGGACTTCAAGAAGTTTTTATGGGAAGTGTCACCAATAAAATACTTGACCATATAGAGTCAACTCCTATATGCATAGTTGATGGTGAAATAAAATCAAATAAAATAATGGTCGCAATAGATGGGTCAGAAAGTTCCCTTAAAGCGGTTAAGCATATTGGATTTATAGCGAGCAACAGCCCTGATGCCCATTTAACACTTTTTCATGTAATTCCAAAAGCTGAAGATTATTGTCAAGTAGAACTTGATGAGGATGATAAAGAAATCGAAAGCATAATCTCAAAGACTTCAAAACAATGTATAGAAAAATTTTATGAGCTCGCAAAGAACGTATTTAAAGAAAACGGATTAAAAGAAAGTCAAATTACAATAAAAGAAGGACAAAAAACAGGCAATATTGGAAAATCAATAATGGAAGAAGCTAATGCTGGTAATTATGGAACAATCGTAGTAGGTAGAAGAGGTATGAGCAAAAGTTTCTTTGGAGGCAGTGTTTCAAAGCATATAATAAATAAAACTTCTGGGAAAGCTATTTGGATTGCGCCTTAG
- a CDS encoding B12-binding domain-containing radical SAM protein, with translation MPQIALIQPLFTNKELDRNIKTIYPLGLGYLASYVPAHWNVKIIDEQIDAIDYNMDADIIGITTTTPTVNRAYEIAQEFRKHGKKVILGGVHVSVCPEEAKEFCDAVCIGDGEEAIGQIIADYENNSLKKEYIGSRKPLNNLLPPKRELFKQGYTFLPVSTSRGCPFHCHFCAINRFYDGTYRTREVEDVITELKQIPKEYKTIFFSDGNMYGYTPKDVERFKELCKRIYEEKEKGNIHMKYFMGYGSVNSLDDIEALDLAAKAGCVALFVGFESINPASLKDMNKTLNLKYGVDSYKRLVANAQKRKIMVVGEMIVGNDSDDMEVLKKTSEFLKTIDFNILRLQIVQPLPGTKLFEKLEKEGRLYLKDFPNDWLKINKDFVMGVHYKLNKLNAKELKTWVKETGMQFYSPFNIIMRGLKILMMTKSPRIGLMTIIMSFKSRKTYANYQID, from the coding sequence ATGCCACAAATAGCTTTAATCCAACCACTTTTTACTAATAAAGAACTTGATCGTAATATAAAAACTATTTATCCCCTTGGGTTAGGATATCTTGCTTCTTATGTCCCTGCCCATTGGAACGTCAAGATTATAGACGAACAAATTGATGCGATAGATTATAATATGGATGCCGATATAATCGGAATTACAACAACAACTCCTACTGTAAACAGGGCGTATGAAATAGCTCAAGAATTTAGAAAACACGGGAAAAAAGTTATTTTAGGAGGTGTTCATGTATCAGTATGCCCTGAAGAAGCTAAAGAATTTTGCGATGCTGTTTGTATCGGAGACGGTGAAGAAGCGATAGGTCAAATTATTGCCGATTATGAAAATAATTCTTTAAAAAAAGAATATATCGGTTCAAGAAAGCCTTTAAATAATCTTCTGCCTCCAAAGAGAGAGCTTTTTAAACAGGGATATACGTTTCTACCAGTTTCTACAAGCAGGGGCTGTCCATTTCATTGTCATTTCTGTGCTATAAATCGTTTTTATGACGGAACTTATAGAACGAGAGAAGTTGAAGATGTTATTACTGAACTTAAACAAATACCAAAGGAATATAAAACCATATTTTTTTCAGATGGGAATATGTATGGATATACTCCAAAGGATGTAGAGCGATTTAAAGAGCTTTGTAAAAGAATTTATGAAGAAAAAGAAAAAGGGAATATCCATATGAAATATTTCATGGGATACGGCTCTGTAAATTCTCTTGACGATATCGAGGCCTTAGATTTAGCAGCGAAAGCCGGATGTGTAGCATTATTTGTAGGCTTTGAATCTATAAATCCAGCATCATTGAAGGACATGAATAAGACTTTAAATCTAAAATATGGAGTTGATTCTTATAAAAGGCTCGTAGCAAATGCTCAAAAACGAAAAATTATGGTAGTTGGAGAAATGATTGTAGGCAATGATTCCGATGATATGGAAGTTTTGAAAAAGACATCTGAATTTTTAAAAACAATTGATTTTAATATATTAAGACTTCAGATTGTGCAGCCTTTACCCGGAACAAAGCTTTTTGAGAAATTAGAAAAAGAAGGAAGGCTTTATTTAAAAGATTTTCCAAATGACTGGTTAAAAATAAACAAAGATTTTGTAATGGGTGTTCATTACAAGCTTAACAAGCTAAACGCAAAAGAGTTAAAAACATGGGTAAAAGAAACAGGTATGCAGTTTTATTCTCCTTTTAATATTATTATGAGAGGATTAAAAATACTCATGATGACAAAAAGCCCAAGAATTGGACTCATGACAATCATAATGAGTTTTAAATCCAGAAAAACTTATGCAAATTATCAAATAGATTAA
- a CDS encoding ferritin family protein: MAYDFNADEIFEMAVQVEKNGANFYKKSAEIASDKAEKELLLELSRMEEIHAKTFSSLRASLNDNEKESTVFDPDGEAVQYLKALADTRVFFEKQIDTSSLKDILKAAIIAEKDSIVFYIGMRDMVPGNLGKTRLDEIIKEEMSHIRILSSKLLKFKN, translated from the coding sequence ATGGCTTATGATTTCAATGCAGACGAAATTTTTGAAATGGCAGTCCAAGTTGAAAAAAATGGGGCAAATTTTTATAAAAAATCAGCGGAAATAGCTTCGGATAAAGCTGAAAAAGAACTTCTGCTCGAACTGTCCCGTATGGAAGAAATACATGCTAAAACTTTTTCATCATTAAGAGCATCCCTCAATGATAATGAAAAAGAAAGCACTGTTTTCGATCCTGACGGAGAGGCTGTTCAATACCTTAAAGCCCTCGCGGATACTCGTGTATTTTTTGAAAAACAAATCGATACTTCATCTCTTAAAGACATATTAAAAGCAGCTATTATTGCTGAAAAAGATTCGATTGTTTTTTATATCGGCATGAGGGATATGGTTCCAGGGAATTTAGGAAAAACAAGATTAGACGAAATAATAAAAGAAGAAATGAGCCATATAAGAATTCTTAGCAGTAAGCTTTTAAAATTTAAAAATTAA
- the dnaB gene encoding replicative DNA helicase: MQNALSFKPIKKNIVNKHLPQNLEAEESLISAVMLDNNIFYEIIDIVSPEDFYKPVHMAIFSAIKELFHKNEPVDIVTLSNRLKEQGKIDEVGGQVYLAGLLETVPVAVNAPYYAKIIHEKAVLRKLIQTSHIVVNKCYEDKGSIEDVIDLAERSIFEISNKKAKPSFYHVNDILTGNLKLLEDLCGKKRSLTGVPSGFYDLDKMTAGFQKSDLIIMAARPGMGKTALALNIARNAAVDHDIPAAIFSLEMSKEQLVMRLLSSECRINLLALRNGYFQEENWTRVTEGASILSSSPIYIDDSPSISSLELRAKARRLKLEKNIGIIIVDYLQLMKSSFNVERRDLEISEISRSLKALAKELDIPVIALSQLNRKLEERADKRPLLSDLRESGSIEQDSDVVIFIHREEVYKRKETSSENNSKEPQVNQVLAHPENAKPNFLNEKDEKKIVFHSDSGAAEIIIGKQRNGPMGKIDLVYLGGFTKFENAVKSVPPILEQG; the protein is encoded by the coding sequence ATGCAAAATGCTTTAAGTTTTAAACCAATTAAAAAAAATATAGTAAATAAACATCTTCCCCAAAATCTTGAAGCTGAAGAATCGCTTATAAGCGCGGTGATGCTTGATAACAACATTTTTTATGAAATAATCGATATAGTTTCGCCTGAAGATTTTTATAAACCAGTTCATATGGCTATTTTTTCTGCTATAAAAGAATTATTTCATAAAAATGAACCGGTAGATATTGTTACGCTTAGCAATCGCTTAAAAGAACAAGGTAAAATAGATGAAGTTGGAGGTCAAGTTTACCTTGCCGGTCTTCTTGAAACTGTTCCAGTTGCGGTAAATGCTCCTTATTACGCCAAAATAATTCATGAAAAAGCAGTTTTAAGAAAATTAATCCAAACTTCACATATAGTTGTAAATAAGTGCTATGAGGATAAAGGATCTATAGAAGATGTAATTGATTTAGCTGAAAGATCAATATTTGAAATATCCAATAAAAAAGCTAAACCATCTTTTTACCATGTTAATGATATACTAACGGGTAATTTAAAGCTATTAGAAGATTTATGCGGTAAAAAAAGGTCATTAACTGGAGTTCCTTCAGGATTTTATGATTTAGATAAAATGACAGCTGGGTTTCAAAAATCCGATCTTATAATAATGGCTGCACGTCCAGGAATGGGAAAGACGGCCTTGGCATTAAATATAGCAAGAAATGCGGCTGTTGATCATGATATTCCAGCAGCTATATTTTCTCTTGAAATGTCAAAAGAACAATTAGTTATGCGTTTGCTTAGCAGTGAATGCAGAATAAATTTGTTAGCTTTGAGAAATGGTTATTTTCAAGAAGAAAATTGGACGCGTGTCACAGAAGGTGCAAGCATACTTTCCAGTTCTCCGATTTATATAGATGATTCTCCATCGATTTCTTCACTTGAACTTCGAGCAAAAGCCAGAAGGCTCAAATTAGAAAAAAATATCGGAATAATAATTGTAGATTATCTTCAGCTTATGAAAAGTAGTTTTAATGTTGAAAGACGAGATCTTGAAATATCAGAAATATCAAGATCATTAAAAGCATTAGCAAAAGAATTAGATATTCCAGTTATCGCGCTTTCCCAATTAAATAGAAAATTAGAGGAACGTGCAGATAAAAGGCCTCTATTATCGGATCTTAGAGAATCAGGTTCCATTGAACAAGACTCTGATGTTGTTATTTTTATTCATAGAGAAGAGGTTTACAAAAGAAAGGAAACATCTTCTGAAAATAACTCAAAAGAACCTCAGGTTAATCAGGTTTTAGCACATCCAGAAAATGCTAAGCCGAATTTTTTGAACGAAAAAGACGAAAAAAAAATAGTATTTCATTCAGATTCAGGGGCGGCAGAAATAATAATTGGAAAGCAAAGAAATGGACCTATGGGCAAGATAGACTTAGTCTATTTAGGAGGTTTTACAAAATTTGAAAATGCAGTTAAATCAGTTCCTCCTATTTTGGAGCAAGGCTAA
- a CDS encoding 50S ribosomal protein L9: MKVILKETMDSLGIVGTEVKVADGYARNYLIPMGKALEANIHNKKIMEQKKKKLNVQIQKEKERAVEMGKALEGIKCTIRAKVSEDDRLYGSVNVGAIIEALEKQNIKIVEKKMIILPEPIKKLGIYNIPVKIYKGIEPTITIEVVSE, from the coding sequence ATGAAAGTTATTTTAAAAGAAACAATGGATTCCCTTGGTATCGTGGGAACAGAAGTAAAGGTAGCTGATGGGTACGCTCGCAACTATCTTATTCCTATGGGTAAGGCTTTAGAAGCTAATATTCATAACAAAAAAATTATGGAACAAAAGAAGAAAAAGCTTAATGTGCAAATACAAAAGGAAAAAGAACGAGCAGTTGAAATGGGAAAAGCCCTTGAAGGAATTAAGTGCACTATACGAGCTAAGGTTAGTGAAGACGATCGACTTTATGGTTCTGTAAATGTCGGTGCAATAATTGAAGCATTAGAAAAACAAAACATTAAAATAGTTGAAAAAAAGATGATAATTCTTCCTGAACCAATAAAAAAGCTTGGAATTTATAATATTCCAGTAAAAATTTACAAAGGGATAGAACCTACAATAACTATAGAAGTTGTATCAGAATAA
- a CDS encoding YybS family protein has translation MAKEAAIKDILNGIAYLIGLFVVSSYMPIIGILCLLLVPLPAIFFRIKIGRKNVISILGVAIITTFLIFEGHYLNVFVFSALVSLGFLLGEFYEKEYSIEKTVVYSVGSVALGIFFCFILYSNVVNVKVTKLISDYMGKNFEVTLALYEKMDMPQETIHEIKTSLETIKYKFVRILPGIILAFIIFTSWINILLSRTLLKKNNLLFPNFGQLNRWMAPEQLIWGIIICGGLLLLPNEALDFVCLNGIIILSTIYFFQGIAIVSFYFEKKEFPAPLKALLYCLILLQQILLLVVIGLGIFDIWFDFRKLNSKEPSV, from the coding sequence GTGGCAAAAGAAGCAGCAATAAAGGATATACTTAATGGAATAGCCTATTTAATTGGCCTTTTTGTTGTTTCATCATATATGCCTATAATTGGAATACTCTGCCTGCTCCTTGTTCCTCTTCCTGCTATTTTTTTTAGAATTAAGATTGGAAGAAAAAATGTAATTTCCATTTTAGGTGTAGCAATTATAACGACTTTTTTAATTTTTGAAGGTCATTATCTTAATGTTTTTGTTTTTTCCGCTTTAGTGTCACTTGGTTTTTTACTAGGAGAATTTTATGAAAAAGAATATTCTATTGAAAAAACCGTAGTCTACAGCGTAGGATCGGTAGCATTAGGCATATTTTTTTGTTTTATACTTTATTCTAATGTTGTAAATGTTAAGGTTACAAAGCTTATATCCGACTATATGGGAAAAAATTTTGAAGTCACCTTAGCTTTGTATGAAAAAATGGATATGCCTCAAGAAACAATTCATGAAATTAAAACATCCTTAGAAACCATAAAGTATAAATTTGTAAGAATTTTACCAGGAATTATCCTGGCGTTTATTATTTTTACTTCATGGATTAATATTCTTTTATCAAGGACGTTATTAAAAAAAAATAATCTACTTTTTCCAAATTTTGGTCAGCTTAATAGATGGATGGCTCCTGAACAATTAATTTGGGGAATTATTATATGCGGCGGTTTATTGTTATTGCCAAATGAAGCATTAGATTTTGTATGTTTAAATGGTATTATAATTTTATCAACAATATATTTTTTTCAAGGGATTGCAATTGTATCCTTTTACTTTGAAAAAAAAGAATTCCCTGCTCCTTTAAAAGCATTGTTATATTGCTTAATTCTTCTTCAGCAAATATTGCTTCTTGTAGTAATTGGGCTTGGAATTTTTGATATATGGTTTGATTTCAGGAAACTAAACTCAAAAGAGCCCTCTGTTTAA
- a CDS encoding 30S ribosomal protein S18 gives MYFARRKKTDDKASILFKKRRLYHRRKVCRFCAEPSLKIDYKDEKNLRYFITERGKIIPRRITGTCAKHQRKLTLAIKRARLIAILPYVGSMDY, from the coding sequence ATGTATTTTGCAAGAAGAAAAAAAACTGACGATAAAGCAAGTATTCTCTTTAAAAAAAGAAGACTTTACCATCGCCGTAAAGTCTGTAGATTTTGTGCAGAACCAAGCCTTAAAATTGATTATAAAGATGAGAAAAATTTAAGATATTTTATTACAGAAAGAGGTAAAATTATTCCTCGAAGAATTACAGGAACCTGTGCTAAACACCAAAGAAAACTTACTTTAGCAATAAAGCGAGCAAGATTAATAGCTATACTGCCTTATGTTGGTTCAATGGATTATTAA
- the rpsF gene encoding 30S ribosomal protein S6, with amino-acid sequence MKRYETIVIIDPDVSDDDREKLVDKITNLIDKFEGFIAFKDEWGLRKLAYEIKKKLRGYYIRFDYCGPGKLVAELERNLRIDDRVIRFLTILLQDAADIEQVKKEVEDSLKTETSDSDSLDKPKENKDENTSDSDDEEDEDYDNDDEENEDEDE; translated from the coding sequence ATGAAAAGATACGAAACAATTGTAATCATTGATCCTGATGTCTCTGATGACGATAGAGAAAAGCTTGTTGATAAAATAACCAACCTAATTGATAAATTTGAAGGCTTTATAGCTTTTAAAGACGAATGGGGACTTAGAAAACTGGCCTATGAAATAAAAAAGAAATTACGAGGATATTATATTCGGTTTGATTATTGCGGGCCTGGAAAACTTGTAGCAGAACTTGAAAGAAATTTAAGAATCGATGATAGAGTAATAAGATTTTTAACTATTCTTCTCCAAGATGCAGCTGATATTGAACAAGTAAAAAAAGAAGTCGAAGACTCTCTAAAAACAGAAACATCTGACAGCGATAGTCTTGATAAACCTAAAGAGAACAAAGATGAAAATACTTCGGATTCCGATGATGAAGAAGACGAAGATTATGACAATGATGATGAAGAAAATGAAGATGAAGATGAATAA
- a CDS encoding universal stress protein, which yields MFKNILVPTDLSKQNVHALEVAVNMASVFKGKIYLLHVIETITDASFDDMKEFYMKLENAAFQFLDEVRSPYSNKEIDIETRIVYGNRTEEIIKFAEERKADLIILNSHKIDLTNPTQGWGTISYKIGILSQCPVMLVK from the coding sequence ATGTTTAAAAATATTCTTGTACCTACTGACTTATCAAAACAAAATGTCCATGCACTTGAAGTAGCTGTAAACATGGCATCTGTATTTAAAGGAAAAATATACCTTTTGCATGTTATTGAAACTATAACTGACGCAAGTTTTGATGATATGAAAGAATTTTATATGAAATTAGAAAATGCAGCTTTTCAATTTTTAGATGAAGTTAGATCGCCTTATTCTAATAAGGAAATAGATATAGAAACAAGAATTGTGTATGGGAATAGAACTGAAGAAATAATTAAGTTTGCTGAAGAACGTAAAGCTGATTTAATTATACTAAACTCCCACAAAATCGATTTAACAAACCCAACTCAAGGATGGGGAACCATTAGTTATAAAATAGGTATTCTTTCACAATGCCCGGTAATGCTTGTAAAATAG
- a CDS encoding dehydrogenase: MKHVVSISLGKSDMDYELETTFLGQKFLITRIGTDKNIEKAQSLMKKWDGKANVIGLGDVKFPYSIGSNYLARHDTERLMRVAATLKTPVTIGTALRRVAYEWSIRHVNFQLGKGNYFKNSRVLFLSGMFSYSMAKVMSEYTDNLTFADPLLESGIPTILTSLEMLEGYASGIHEITQWLPTKYYASWFPLSNFLNSYIIKKAVKNAHIIVIPYQDFHKYIEGYYTNELWGKTVITSTAYDEKVNFLKDRGVEVIIDATPKVLERVVAINVLESLIIAALEKPIEKITDDDLLEIISSQKMDPRVIYPFGKVKRVNRFACIIPSQYSKEKSLNRFIPKPISKLIEKVNPFQDTPFIYSKVTGIKSITGVEAEGWIICLVGDWNYKQLIRASKIAKKLGVQIIGLEQISGDIEKSSILASKYTDTPITTGWSYKASVLLKTMIDVFHKAKSINLEEGKKIKAKLMITGATGHVGFLFARIFSKMFDEIYMVDTKDARLLHLKTLIMEEIPDAKIFISTRADKNLSDMDAVFLSTSTGKKIHIDIMSLKAGCIVIEATQSEEIKSEDSEKRKDIIVIKSGNVELPGLPEMKDIGFPQKTIPVTLAEAIVLALEGRFETYTTGDNLDLNKIEEIYKISLKHGFVSNK; this comes from the coding sequence ATGAAGCATGTTGTTAGCATAAGCCTTGGAAAGAGTGACATGGATTATGAATTAGAAACTACTTTTTTAGGTCAGAAATTCCTTATTACTCGAATAGGAACGGACAAAAATATTGAAAAAGCTCAATCCCTGATGAAGAAATGGGATGGAAAAGCCAATGTTATTGGCCTTGGAGATGTTAAATTCCCATATTCAATAGGGTCAAACTATCTTGCAAGGCATGATACTGAAAGACTGATGAGAGTAGCTGCAACATTAAAAACACCCGTAACTATAGGAACTGCTTTAAGACGAGTCGCGTATGAGTGGAGTATAAGGCATGTTAATTTTCAGCTTGGAAAGGGAAACTACTTTAAAAATTCGAGGGTTTTATTTCTTTCAGGAATGTTTAGCTATTCAATGGCAAAAGTAATGTCTGAATATACGGACAACCTTACGTTTGCAGATCCTTTACTTGAAAGCGGCATACCAACGATTTTAACATCCCTTGAAATGCTTGAAGGATATGCCAGTGGCATTCATGAAATAACCCAGTGGTTACCAACAAAATATTATGCTTCATGGTTTCCCCTTTCAAATTTTCTTAATTCTTATATAATAAAAAAAGCTGTAAAAAATGCCCATATTATTGTCATTCCCTATCAAGATTTTCATAAATATATTGAAGGCTATTATACCAATGAATTATGGGGAAAAACTGTTATAACTTCAACCGCTTATGATGAAAAAGTAAATTTCTTAAAAGATAGGGGCGTTGAAGTTATAATAGATGCAACTCCAAAAGTCCTTGAAAGAGTTGTAGCTATTAATGTTTTAGAATCCCTAATAATTGCTGCTCTTGAAAAACCAATAGAAAAAATAACTGATGATGATTTACTGGAAATTATAAGCAGCCAAAAAATGGATCCAAGAGTAATATATCCTTTTGGCAAAGTAAAAAGAGTCAACCGTTTTGCGTGTATAATTCCATCTCAATATAGTAAAGAAAAATCTTTAAATAGATTTATTCCCAAACCTATTAGTAAGCTTATAGAAAAAGTAAATCCATTTCAAGACACTCCTTTTATTTATTCAAAAGTAACAGGAATAAAGTCAATTACAGGCGTTGAAGCTGAAGGTTGGATAATATGCCTTGTAGGTGATTGGAATTATAAGCAATTAATTCGAGCTTCTAAAATCGCAAAAAAACTTGGAGTCCAAATTATAGGTTTAGAACAAATTTCTGGAGATATAGAAAAATCTTCAATATTAGCATCAAAATACACCGATACTCCAATAACAACTGGATGGAGTTATAAAGCATCGGTTTTGCTTAAAACAATGATAGATGTTTTTCATAAAGCTAAATCTATAAATCTGGAAGAAGGTAAAAAAATAAAAGCAAAACTAATGATTACAGGAGCTACAGGTCATGTAGGTTTTCTTTTTGCCCGTATATTTTCAAAAATGTTTGACGAAATTTATATGGTAGATACAAAAGATGCAAGGCTTTTACATTTAAAAACTTTAATAATGGAAGAAATTCCAGATGCTAAAATTTTTATTTCAACGAGAGCTGATAAAAATTTAAGCGATATGGATGCTGTATTTTTATCTACTTCTACAGGAAAAAAAATTCATATTGATATAATGAGTTTAAAAGCAGGATGCATTGTTATTGAGGCTACTCAATCAGAAGAAATCAAATCCGAAGATTCAGAAAAACGAAAAGATATTATTGTGATCAAATCTGGAAATGTAGAATTACCCGGTCTTCCAGAAATGAAAGATATAGGATTTCCGCAAAAAACTATACCTGTTACCCTTGCTGAAGCAATAGTTCTAGCCCTTGAAGGAAGATTTGAAACTTATACAACCGGCGATAATCTTGATCTAAACAAAATCGAAGAAATTTATAAAATAAGCTTAAAACATGGCTTTGTAAGTAATAAATGA